In Verrucomicrobiia bacterium, the sequence GGGTGAAGCGTTCCTCCTGGGCGGCGGCGACGATGCGTCCGTCCACCACGAGAGCGGCGGCGCTGTCGTGGTAGAAGGCGGAGATGCCGAGGATCTTCGCCATCAGGGGACGGGGGGGTCAGGAGGACGGGGGGCGGGCGAGGAGGCGGAGGGAGCCGACCTGGTCGGCGATCTCGAGGATCTTGTCCACGGCGGCGGCGAGGTCGGCGACGATGAAGTCGTGGTGTCCATGGCCATTGCGATTGGAATGGAGGAGGACGGAGGTGGCCCCGGCGGCCTCGGCCATTTCGGCGTCCACCCAGCGGTCGCTGACGACGAAGCTGTGATCGAGGTCGATGCCGTGGCGGCGGGCGGCTTCGCGGAGGAGGCCGGGCCGGGGTTTGTGGCAGGGACAGGCGTCGTCGTGGGCGTGGGGACAGACGAGGACATCGATGAGGTCGAGGCGTTGGGTCAGGAGGGCGTGCATGCGGTCGAGGTCATCGCGGGACGGGGTACCGGAGGTGACGCCGGGCTGGTTGGTGGTGGCGAAGAGGTAGAAGCCGGCATCGCGAAGCCGGGTCAAGGGTTCCCGGGCCTGGTCGAGGACATGAAATTCATCGAGGGTCACGGGGGTGCCGTTGCCGGAGCCCGGTTGGACCAGGATCCCATCCCGTTCGAAGAATACGGCGGCTCTCATGGCGGTGAAATCCTGTCGCGGTGTCGCGGGAGGCCACAACAGAAAAGACGTTCGTGCTTCTGCGGGTTGGGGTGGGCGGATAGGGTCCGGCGATGCCGATCGACGCATGTTTTCCGACGAGCATCTATCGTGCGGGGTTGACGGGGGAGGTGGGGGAATTGAACGCGGCGTTGCTGGACGAGTGCCGGCGGTGGCGGGCACTGGACCGGGCGGGGCGGGAATGGTCGGCGGCGAACTACCCGGGGGGATACACCTCGTACGGGTCGCTGTGCCGGCTGCACCGGATGTCCCCGGTGTTTGCGGATCTCGAGGGGCGGTTGGACCGGCATGTGCGGCGGTTTGCGAAGCATCTGGAGTTCGATCTGACCGACCGGTCGCTGACGATGACCGACTGCTGGATCAACATGATGCCGCGGGGGACGGCGCACGGTCTGCATCTGCATCCGTTGTCCACGGTGAGCGGGACGTACTATGTGAAGACGCCGAAGGGCTGTTCGCGGCTGAAGTTCGAGGATCCGCGGCTGAGCCGGTTCATGGCGGCGCCGCCGCGGGTGGCGGAGCCGCGGCCGGAGAACCGGACCTTCGTGTCGTATCCGGCGGAGGCGGGGGGGGTGATCCTGTTCGAGAGCTGGTTGCGACACGAGGTGGCGGCGAACCGTTCGGCCGGGGAGCGGGTGAGCATCAGTTTCAACTACGGCTGGTTCTGAGAGCCTGTCTGAAAACTGGAAGGGCCCCTTCCAGTTTTCAGACAGGCTCTGAGGCCCGGGTCCGGCGGGTCAACGATCGCGGCGGAGGAGGAAATCGGCGAGGGCTTCGAGGGCGGTGGCGGCGCCGCGGAACGGCTTGAGGGCGGCGAAGGCGCGGGCGGTCAGGCGTTCGGCGACCTTGCGGGACGGTTCGAGCCCGAGGATGGAGGGGTAGGTGGCCTTTTCGGCGCGGACATCCTTGCCGGCGGTTTTGCCGAGGGTTTCGGTGGACTGGGTGACGTCGAGGATGTCGTCGATGACCTGAAAGGCGAGGCCGACGTGGTAACCGAAGTCGGCGAGGGCCTTGAGGCGGGCGGGGGTGGCATTGGCGCTCATACCGCCGAGGCAGGCGGAGGCGCGAAGGAGGGCGGAGGTTTTGCGTTCGTGGATGTAGCGGAGCTGGGGGACGGTGAGGCGGCGGCCCTCGCCTTCGAGGTCGGCGACCTGGCCGGCGATGAGTTCGCGGGAGCCGGCGGCGCTGGCGAGTTCGCGGATCTGGAGGGCCACGGGATACCGGGGACGGGCGGGGGCCTGGGCGAGGATCTCGAAGGCAGCGGTGAGGAGGGCATCACCGGCGAGGATGGCGACCCCTTCGCCGAAGACCTTGTGATTGGTCGGCTTGCCGCGCCGGAAGTCGTCGTTGTCCATGGCCGGCAGGTCATCATGGATGAGCGAGTAGGTATGGATGCACTCGACGGCGCAGGCGGCGGGGAGGGCGTCGTCGGGGTTGCCGCCGCAGGCTTCGGCGGCGGCGAGGACGAGGGCGGGCCGGATCCGTTTGCCGCCGGCGAAGAGGCTGTAGTGCATGGCCCGATGGAGGGTGGCAGGGCGCGTGGCGGGAGGGGGGAGCCAGCGGCGCAGGGCTGCATTCACCGCGTCGGTGCGGGAGGCCAGGTAGGATGGGAGGTCGAACTGGACGGTCGGCGGCGCGGCGCGCCGGGAAGCCAAAGGCGCCATGGGTAAGGTGGTTGTAGGGAGGGCCGGGGCTGAGCGGCAAGCGTTTCCGGCAAGTTTGGCATTGCCCGGTGCCTTGGGACCCGCATTATCGCCGTCCGCTGCAAGAGGCGGCAACCGTTTGATTTGACCGTGAATATTGAATTGATGCGACAGGCCACGGAGAAGGTCGGGAGTCCCCATGTGCTGGTGAATCTGGTTTCCCGCCGGGTCCGGCAGCTCAATGGCGGCGGCGGTGGCATGGGGCGGCCGCT encodes:
- a CDS encoding HAD-IIIA family hydrolase; amino-acid sequence: MRAAVFFERDGILVQPGSGNGTPVTLDEFHVLDQAREPLTRLRDAGFYLFATTNQPGVTSGTPSRDDLDRMHALLTQRLDLIDVLVCPHAHDDACPCHKPRPGLLREAARRHGIDLDHSFVVSDRWVDAEMAEAAGATSVLLHSNRNGHGHHDFIVADLAAAVDKILEIADQVGSLRLLARPPSS
- a CDS encoding phytanoyl-CoA dioxygenase family protein, with translation MPIDACFPTSIYRAGLTGEVGELNAALLDECRRWRALDRAGREWSAANYPGGYTSYGSLCRLHRMSPVFADLEGRLDRHVRRFAKHLEFDLTDRSLTMTDCWINMMPRGTAHGLHLHPLSTVSGTYYVKTPKGCSRLKFEDPRLSRFMAAPPRVAEPRPENRTFVSYPAEAGGVILFESWLRHEVAANRSAGERVSISFNYGWF
- a CDS encoding polyprenyl synthetase family protein → MAPLASRRAAPPTVQFDLPSYLASRTDAVNAALRRWLPPPATRPATLHRAMHYSLFAGGKRIRPALVLAAAEACGGNPDDALPAACAVECIHTYSLIHDDLPAMDNDDFRRGKPTNHKVFGEGVAILAGDALLTAAFEILAQAPARPRYPVALQIRELASAAGSRELIAGQVADLEGEGRRLTVPQLRYIHERKTSALLRASACLGGMSANATPARLKALADFGYHVGLAFQVIDDILDVTQSTETLGKTAGKDVRAEKATYPSILGLEPSRKVAERLTARAFAALKPFRGAATALEALADFLLRRDR